One Hydrogenophaga crassostreae genomic region harbors:
- a CDS encoding TA system antitoxin ParD family protein, with the protein MPSAHSSGSTHNPVVSNFASVKLPASLVQQAREAAQPQRRSVAGQIEYWATLGRIADETGLTVQEAREAIARYDARQLADSGPLDESLEAIEARFIQADTSGRLAQAVRNTVLGHRENATDTRRAA; encoded by the coding sequence ATGCCTTCTGCCCATTCATCCGGCTCAACCCACAACCCTGTTGTGTCGAATTTTGCCTCAGTCAAGCTGCCTGCCAGTTTGGTGCAGCAAGCCCGTGAAGCCGCCCAGCCGCAACGCCGCTCGGTGGCCGGGCAGATTGAATACTGGGCCACGCTCGGCCGCATCGCCGATGAAACCGGCCTCACCGTGCAGGAAGCCCGAGAAGCCATCGCCCGCTACGACGCCCGCCAACTGGCCGACAGCGGGCCGTTGGACGAGTCATTGGAGGCCATCGAAGCCCGCTTTATTCAGGCCGACACTTCTGGTCGCCTGGCCCAGGCCGTGCGCAACACCGTTTTGGGCCACCGCGAAAACGCCACAGACACCCGCCGCGCCGCTTAG
- a CDS encoding zeta toxin family protein, whose amino-acid sequence MAKPVFYLLAGPNGAGKSTLYKAAVAEGLIPGSAPFVNADLHEAVALQHIADPIKRSKAARAWADAERSRCLKVGKSFASETVFSHTSKLDLMAAAKRAGFAVVLLVVCVDDPEMLLGRVARRVKEGGHPVPPERILSRYPRTVRHLSVAVRRADLALLYDTSAPPGEMVQAPRLVARLRGSELAWQIDHLPAWAQTVMSPGLPR is encoded by the coding sequence GTGGCGAAACCCGTCTTTTATTTGCTCGCTGGCCCCAACGGCGCCGGCAAATCCACGCTCTACAAGGCCGCCGTGGCCGAGGGCCTGATTCCCGGGAGCGCGCCGTTCGTCAATGCCGACTTGCATGAAGCGGTAGCGCTGCAACACATCGCGGACCCGATTAAGCGCTCCAAAGCCGCCCGCGCCTGGGCCGATGCCGAGCGCAGCCGCTGTCTGAAGGTCGGTAAATCCTTCGCCAGCGAAACCGTTTTTTCCCATACATCCAAGCTCGACCTCATGGCTGCCGCCAAACGCGCTGGCTTCGCTGTGGTTTTGCTTGTGGTGTGTGTGGATGATCCTGAAATGCTGCTGGGCCGGGTGGCCCGGCGCGTGAAAGAGGGCGGCCATCCGGTACCACCCGAACGCATCCTTTCGCGTTACCCGCGCACGGTCCGGCATTTGAGCGTGGCGGTGCGGCGGGCGGATCTGGCTCTTTTGTACGACACCTCGGCGCCACCAGGGGAGATGGTGCAAGCACCGCGGTTGGTGGCGCGCTTGCGGGGTAGCGAGCTGGCTTGGCAAATCGATCATTTGCCAGCATGGGCACAAACGGTGATGAGCCCCGGTCTCCCACGGTGA
- a CDS encoding DUF3179 domain-containing (seleno)protein, whose protein sequence is MGSVLVVLALLAAASPSTAQPVELKDKAGQAFAMAPVAPSGALKASTTRAVKQAVEALYQRRFPSAAVKAIGASGDTRMGWYLYDLLRFASRSDMPTLVTAFEKLMGANFQNASLSAMGDSLLAWNLPAPPGYTQMKQDLFLLIEPRWAPFFADTASTIDWRWVGWGGVFIDDRPDATRGQGCPGGCIPALDQPKTTPASEGGWYPDNATVFGVVINGEARAYPKNIMEVHEMVNDTLGGRQIALPYCTLCRAAQAYFTDRTPGFKPLLRTSGLLSRSNKFMYDLSTWSAVDTSTGEALSGPLRKAQITLPQTTVVTSTWGAWRKAHPQSTIVAQDGGIGRTYPLDPLRGRDNNGPIFPVGDVDPRLPVHEVVLGVTSPKGKPLAFPRAAAQMALKAGEPVTMDGIVVRNSGDGLRAFVAEKEAVSHEAFWFAWSQFKPGTLLWERAR, encoded by the coding sequence ATGGGATCGGTTCTGGTTGTTCTGGCCTTGTTGGCGGCCGCCTCCCCAAGCACGGCGCAACCCGTTGAATTGAAGGACAAAGCCGGCCAGGCCTTTGCCATGGCGCCCGTTGCACCTTCGGGTGCGCTCAAAGCGTCCACAACCAGGGCCGTCAAACAAGCCGTGGAGGCGCTTTACCAGCGGCGTTTTCCATCAGCGGCCGTGAAAGCCATTGGCGCGTCGGGCGATACGCGCATGGGCTGGTACCTCTACGATCTGCTGCGCTTTGCCAGCCGCAGCGATATGCCAACCCTGGTCACAGCGTTCGAGAAACTCATGGGCGCCAACTTTCAGAATGCGTCCCTCAGCGCCATGGGGGACAGTCTGCTCGCATGGAACCTTCCCGCGCCGCCGGGCTATACCCAGATGAAACAGGATCTTTTCCTTTTGATCGAGCCGCGGTGGGCGCCCTTCTTTGCCGATACCGCCTCCACCATCGACTGGCGCTGGGTGGGCTGGGGAGGTGTGTTTATCGACGACCGCCCAGACGCCACCCGAGGCCAGGGTTGCCCTGGCGGCTGCATTCCCGCACTCGACCAGCCGAAAACCACCCCCGCCAGTGAAGGCGGCTGGTACCCCGACAACGCCACCGTGTTTGGCGTGGTGATCAACGGCGAAGCCCGCGCCTACCCCAAAAACATCATGGAAGTGCACGAGATGGTGAACGACACCTTGGGCGGGCGCCAGATCGCCCTTCCCTATTGCACCCTCTGCCGCGCGGCCCAGGCCTACTTCACCGATCGCACCCCCGGCTTCAAACCCCTGCTGCGCACCTCGGGCCTGCTCTCGCGCTCCAACAAATTCATGTACGACCTGAGCACCTGGTCGGCCGTGGACACCTCCACCGGTGAGGCCTTGTCAGGTCCTTTGCGCAAAGCCCAAATCACCCTGCCCCAAACCACGGTCGTCACCTCCACCTGGGGCGCCTGGCGCAAGGCCCACCCCCAATCCACCATCGTGGCCCAGGACGGTGGCATTGGCCGAACCTACCCGCTCGACCCCCTGCGCGGGCGCGACAACAACGGCCCCATCTTCCCGGTCGGCGATGTGGACCCGCGCTTGCCGGTGCACGAGGTGGTGTTGGGCGTGACGTCTCCAAAAGGCAAGCCGCTGGCGTTTCCACGTGCGGCGGCGCAGATGGCATTGAAAGCGGGAGAGCCGGTGACGATGGACGGCATCGTGGTTCGCAATTCAGGCGATGGCCTGCGCGCGTTCGTGGCCGAGAAAGAAGCCGTCAGCCATGAGGCTTTCTGGTTTGCCTGGAGCCAATTCAAGCCGGGCACGTTGCTGTGGGAGCGCGCCCGCTGA
- a CDS encoding DUF1294 domain-containing protein gives MRKKGTVIRWDSARAFGFIRSPDTVADIFFHIRDYGENRHPIEGTEVTFDEIHVGGKGPRALKVEPARNTVQEPRSLPEDPNAVILPRSPTAARSTPPQTTKRENQLLWATMGLMAFWLLLWLAGIALDRFSTIPVFSSLIILNLVTFYIYLYDKNAAEEGNWRISENQLHSLALLGGWPGAWFAQRAFHHKISKTSFQITYWATVALHLLGLLAWLIWPAFQTPVG, from the coding sequence ATGAGAAAAAAGGGAACCGTGATCCGCTGGGACAGTGCGCGTGCATTTGGCTTCATTCGAAGTCCGGACACGGTCGCCGACATCTTTTTCCACATTCGCGACTATGGCGAAAACCGCCACCCTATCGAGGGTACAGAGGTCACGTTTGATGAAATCCACGTCGGCGGCAAAGGTCCACGGGCCCTGAAGGTCGAACCCGCCAGAAACACAGTCCAGGAACCCCGATCGCTGCCGGAAGACCCCAACGCCGTGATCTTGCCGCGCAGCCCCACGGCCGCCCGCTCAACCCCGCCCCAGACAACCAAGCGGGAAAACCAGTTGCTTTGGGCGACCATGGGCTTGATGGCTTTTTGGCTGCTGTTGTGGCTCGCGGGCATCGCGCTGGATCGCTTTTCCACCATCCCGGTGTTCAGCAGCCTGATCATCCTCAACCTGGTGACGTTCTACATCTACCTGTACGACAAAAACGCTGCTGAAGAGGGCAACTGGCGCATCAGCGAAAACCAGTTGCACAGTCTTGCGCTGCTCGGTGGTTGGCCGGGTGCCTGGTTTGCACAAAGGGCCTTTCACCACAAGATCAGCAAAACCTCGTTCCAGATAACCTACTGGGCCACCGTCGCACTGCATCTGCTGGGCCTGCTGGCCTGGTTGATCTGGCCCGCATTTCAAACGCCAGTGGGCTGA